Proteins from a single region of Oncorhynchus tshawytscha isolate Ot180627B linkage group LG03, Otsh_v2.0, whole genome shotgun sequence:
- the LOC112228584 gene encoding thioredoxin-interacting protein encodes MVIITKKLNIFEIVFHDPTKAFYSSGDKVAGNIVVEVSEVTKVSSMRVFGIGCAKVEYAKGKHRCREDIEYLKYEDTVYLDQQTRDSNGLVTLRPGNRYEYMFGFELPHAGQLVSSYKGKFGCVQYYVRAVMERPSQPALQCEKHFEVEEPLDVNTPDLLAPAAGTKEKKLTCVFIPDGHVSISAKINRKGFCEGEDICINAKFENTCSRIVVPKAAIMVKHTYQANGRTKVLGQKLSVVRGNHIISGMCDIWQGKTIRVPRLKPSLLGCDIIHVEYALRIYVHIPGSDKVVLELPLVIGNIPFNGFGSRTNSMSSQAESLNTPSSSFGSLRLPSQPPSYSNISRDCCIDSALTPLLVDYDADEEEGLFMHAPELWYPPPPAYSEVDEDLKQQGPCSSGLLNHE; translated from the exons ATGGTAATCATTACAAAGAAATTGAACATATTTGAGATCGTTTTCCATGATCCTACGAAGGCTTTCTACTCCAGTGGTGACAAGGTAGCCGGGAATATTGTGGTTGAGGTGTCCGAGGTGACCAAGGTGTCCTCTATGAGAGTGTTTGGAATTGGATGCGCAAAAGTAGAGTACGCGAAAGGAAAGCACAGATGCCGtgaagacattgaatatctgaAATACGAAGATACCGTTTATCTGGACCAACAGACTAGAG ATTCCAATGGCTTGGTAACTCTCAGACCAGGGAACAGATATGAGTACATGTTTGGCTTCGAGCTGCCACATGCTGG GCAACTGGTGTCGTCTTACAAGGGGAAGTTTGGCTGTGTCCAGTATTATGTCAGGGCAGTGATGGAGAGGCCTTCCCAGCCTGCCTTGCAGTGCGAGAAACACTTTGAGGTGGAGGAGCCCTTGGACGTCAACACCCCTGACCTCCTG GCTCCAGCTGCAGGTACGAAGGAGAAGAAGCTCACCTGCGTGTTCATCCCAGATGGACATGTGTCCATCAGTGCCAAGATCAACCGCAAGGGCTTCTGCGAGGGCGAGGACATCTGCATCAATGCCAAGTTTGAAAACACCTGCTCACGCATCGTGGTGCCCAAGGCAGCCATCATGGTCAAGCACACCTACCAGGCCAATGGCCGGACCAAGGTCCTAGGGCAAAAGCTGTCAGTCGTGAGGGGCAACCATATCATCTCGGGCATGTGTGACATTTGGCAGGGCAAGACCATCCGAGTGCCCAGGCTCAAGCCTTCACTCCTGGGGTGCGACATCATTCACGTGGAGTATGCCCTTAGG ATCTATGTCCACATTCCCGGCAGTGACAAGGTGGTCCTAGAGTTGCCCCTGGTCATTGGGAACATCCCCTTCAATGGCTTTGGCAGCCGCACCAACAGCATGAGCAGTCAGGCAGAGTCCCTGAACACCCCCTCCAGTAGCTTTGGGTCACTGCGCCTCCCGTCACAACCCCCCAGCTACAGCAACATCTCCCGCGACTGCTGTATCGACTCTGCCCTCACACCGCTGCTGGTGGACTATGACGCAGATGAGGAGGAAGGACTGTTCATGCACGCCCCCGAGCTTTGGtaccctcctccccctgcctACTCCGAG GTCGACGAGGATCTCAAACAGCAAGGGCCATGTTCTTCAGGTCTGCTGAACCACGAGTAA